In Paracoccus aminophilus JCM 7686, one DNA window encodes the following:
- a CDS encoding ribbon-helix-helix domain-containing protein — translation MCEVFVRQDPRRYEPVTRKLRLNGQSTSIRLEQAFWDILDEIAISEGQTTPGFLSTLQSEVLELEGEPVNFTSLLRCACLVQLELRGRGGQDFRDAARQVAQAA, via the coding sequence ATGTGTGAGGTTTTCGTCCGTCAGGACCCCCGCCGCTATGAGCCTGTCACCCGCAAGCTGCGGCTGAACGGGCAAAGCACTTCGATCCGTCTCGAACAGGCGTTCTGGGACATTCTCGACGAAATCGCGATCAGCGAGGGCCAGACCACGCCCGGCTTTCTCTCGACGCTCCAATCCGAGGTGCTCGAACTTGAGGGCGAGCCGGTGAACTTCACCTCGCTCCTGCGCTGCGCCTGCCTTGTGCAGCTCGAATTGCGCGGGCGCGGTGGCCAGGATTTCCGCGATGCCGCGCGTCAGGTTGCCCAAGCGGCCTGA
- a CDS encoding VOC family protein has product MAKMIHSMIRVGNEARSLAFYKTAFGLDVAERLDFETFSLIYLANAESSFELELTVNKGTESYDLGNGYGHLAVSVEDVVAEHARLTELGLAPRKLVDFAPAGEVIAKFFFIKDPDGYEIEVLQRAGRYL; this is encoded by the coding sequence ATGGCCAAGATGATTCATTCGATGATCCGCGTAGGCAATGAGGCGCGTTCGCTGGCCTTCTACAAGACCGCTTTCGGTCTGGACGTGGCCGAGCGGCTCGATTTCGAGACCTTCTCGCTGATCTATCTGGCCAATGCCGAAAGCAGCTTTGAACTTGAACTGACCGTCAACAAGGGCACGGAATCCTATGATCTCGGCAATGGTTACGGCCATCTCGCGGTTTCGGTCGAGGATGTCGTGGCCGAACATGCGCGGCTGACCGAGCTGGGTCTCGCCCCGCGCAAGCTGGTCGATTTCGCCCCGGCGGGCGAAGTGATCGCGAAATTCTTCTTCATCAAGGATCCGGACGGATACGAGATCGAGGTCCTGCAACGCGCAGGTCGCTACCTCTAA